In one Procambarus clarkii isolate CNS0578487 chromosome 87, FALCON_Pclarkii_2.0, whole genome shotgun sequence genomic region, the following are encoded:
- the spartin gene encoding spartin isoform X3 — protein sequence MSSGLPKPPAPGRPPPPANLTPAAVTLEEEFERSYKEAYKLIDHGIKLASRGLHTQAGIVLQKGLTMIDNALNIKVESFDCSAEKVQQYAEMQVKMRCTRKEVLNHFSDAQAAVSPSTVAVAPQVDDAPPSYDDYLKSVDSGGGSDRTAAAATEGAASSHLGGLHPRGQESDFEMVEAPPATPVMSPQQGEMIFQIENGVQIFFIYPDGRVTSPSYPSFLTVFTFPQPIGDGGAPSGARGFIQVGEWSYPLIPAQSPVLHSFYGAYMFPDVSSSVPGSSVGVIIPDTVDKETKELLEHILIQMTSYQEQEVPPGVDRLEQTKLIEKSTAERIASGLVTGAETLSKGVVWGAEKLGELISYGSESLKGYVQPVEQKTEIDPKWQTTAKVARDISGKAVKISGYLLNQVGKATMALGKRLAPHIQKQGTRAISHLTGKNEKEATSDVEGVLEVAAGAVRGASTIYMSLESAAAMLATSLTDNTVNVISHKYGEDAGHLADNTLYAVGQTAFAGHNIASLGVKGIAKRTAKATGKALIYEHEAKKQESEVSGQVEEASEAFETEEDPGPAPVRPVREKKKPPL from the exons GCTGGAATAGTGCTGCAGAAGGGTCTCACCATGATTGACAATGCCCTCAACATCAAGGTGGAATCCTTTGACTGTAGTGCTGAGAAAGTACAACAGTATGCGGAGATGCAGGTCAAGATGAGATGCACAAG GAAAGAAGTGTTAAATCACTTTTCGGATGCCCAGGCTGCAGTGAGCCCCAGTACTGTTGCAGTGGCTCCTCAGGTTGATGATGCTCCGCCTTCCTATGATGATTACCTCAAGTCAGTCGATTCAG GTGGAGGAAGCGacaggacagcagcagcagcgacagaAGGTGCTGCTTCTTCACACCTCGGTGGCCTTCACCCTCGG GGACAAGAATCAGATTTTGAGATGGTTGAGGCTCCTCCCGCAACACCAGTAATGTCGCCACAGCAGGGAGAGATGATCTTCCAGATTGAGAATGGTGTTCAGATCTTCTTCATCTATCCAGATGGACGAGTCACAAGTCCCTCGTATCCGTCCTTCCTTACAGTGTTCACTTTTCCTC AACctattggtgatggtggtgccccAAGTGGTGCTCGGGGGTTCATCCAAGTTGGTGAGTGGAGCTATCCGCTGATCCCTGCCCAGAGTCCCGTTCTTCATTCCTTCTATGGTGCTTACATGTTCCCAGATGTTAGCAGTAGTGTGCCAG GTTCAAGTGTTGGAGTGATCATTCCAGACACGGTAGACAAGGAAACCAAAGAATTACTGGAGCACATTCTTATTCAAATGACCTCGTATCAAGAACAAGAAGTTCCTCCGGGAGTTGACCGTTTGGAGCAAACAAAGTTAATAGAGAAATCTACCGCTGAGCGGATTGCATCAGGTCTGGTAACAG GAGCAGAGACGTTGTCCAAAGGGGTGGTCTGGGGTGCTGAGAAACTTGGAGAGCTGATAAGTTATGGCTCGGAGAGTCTCAAAGGTTATGTTCAGCCGGTGGAGCAGAAAACTGAAATTGATCCCAAGTGGCAGACAACGGCTAAAGTGGCAAGAGATATATCAGGGAAAGCCGTGAAAATTAGTGGTTACCTCT TGAATCAAGTTGGGAAGGCAACAATGGCACTGGGTAAGCGCCTGGCACCACATATTCAGAAGCAGGGCACTCGTGCTATCTCTCACTTGactggaaaaaatgaaaaagaaGCGACTTCTGAT GTCGAAGGTGTGCTGGAAGTAGCGGCAGGAGCAGTGCGTGGAGCCTCGACTATCTACATGAGTTTAGAATCCGCTGCAGCCATGCTTGCCACCAGCCTAACCGATAACACGGTCAATGTGATCTCTCACAA gtatggtgaagatgctggacacctggcagacaacacccttTATGCTGTTGGACAAACTGCTTTTGCGGGTCACAATATTGCCTCTTTAGGAGTAAAGGGAATTGCCAAACGTACAGCAAAAGCCACTGGGAAGGCTCTTATCTATGAACATGAGGCTAAAAAACAGGAATCTGAAGTTTCAGGACAAGTAGAGGAAGCCAGCGAGGCATTTGAAACAGAAGAGGACCCAGGACCAGCGCCGGTGAGGCCAGTGAGGGAGAAGAAAAAGCCACCTCTATAA
- the spartin gene encoding spartin isoform X4 has protein sequence MSSGLPKPPAPGRPPPPANLTPAAVTLEEEFERSYKEAYKLIDHGIKLASRGLHTQAGIVLQKGLTMIDNALNIKVESFDCSAEKVQQYAEMQVKMRCTRKEVLNHFSDAQAAVSPSTVAVAPQVDDAPPSYDDYLKSVDSGGGSDRTAAAATEGAASSHLGGLHPRGQESDFEMVEAPPATPVMSPQQGEMIFQIENGVQIFFIYPDGRVTSPSYPSFLTVFTFPQPIGDGGAPSGARGFIQVGEWSYPLIPAQSPVLHSFYGAYMFPDVSSSVPGSSVGVIIPDTVDKETKELLEHILIQMTSYQEQEVPPGVDRLEQTKLIEKSTAERIASGAETLSKGVVWGAEKLGELISYGSESLKGYVQPVEQKTEIDPKWQTTAKVARDISGKAVKISGYLLNQVGKATMALGKRLAPHIQKQGTRAISHLTGKNEKEATSDVEGVLEVAAGAVRGASTIYMSLESAAAMLATSLTDNTVNVISHKYGEDAGHLADNTLYAVGQTAFAGHNIASLGVKGIAKRTAKATGKALIYEHEAKKQESEVSGQVEEASEAFETEEDPGPAPVRPVREKKKPPL, from the exons GCTGGAATAGTGCTGCAGAAGGGTCTCACCATGATTGACAATGCCCTCAACATCAAGGTGGAATCCTTTGACTGTAGTGCTGAGAAAGTACAACAGTATGCGGAGATGCAGGTCAAGATGAGATGCACAAG GAAAGAAGTGTTAAATCACTTTTCGGATGCCCAGGCTGCAGTGAGCCCCAGTACTGTTGCAGTGGCTCCTCAGGTTGATGATGCTCCGCCTTCCTATGATGATTACCTCAAGTCAGTCGATTCAG GTGGAGGAAGCGacaggacagcagcagcagcgacagaAGGTGCTGCTTCTTCACACCTCGGTGGCCTTCACCCTCGG GGACAAGAATCAGATTTTGAGATGGTTGAGGCTCCTCCCGCAACACCAGTAATGTCGCCACAGCAGGGAGAGATGATCTTCCAGATTGAGAATGGTGTTCAGATCTTCTTCATCTATCCAGATGGACGAGTCACAAGTCCCTCGTATCCGTCCTTCCTTACAGTGTTCACTTTTCCTC AACctattggtgatggtggtgccccAAGTGGTGCTCGGGGGTTCATCCAAGTTGGTGAGTGGAGCTATCCGCTGATCCCTGCCCAGAGTCCCGTTCTTCATTCCTTCTATGGTGCTTACATGTTCCCAGATGTTAGCAGTAGTGTGCCAG GTTCAAGTGTTGGAGTGATCATTCCAGACACGGTAGACAAGGAAACCAAAGAATTACTGGAGCACATTCTTATTCAAATGACCTCGTATCAAGAACAAGAAGTTCCTCCGGGAGTTGACCGTTTGGAGCAAACAAAGTTAATAGAGAAATCTACCGCTGAGCGGATTGCATCAG GAGCAGAGACGTTGTCCAAAGGGGTGGTCTGGGGTGCTGAGAAACTTGGAGAGCTGATAAGTTATGGCTCGGAGAGTCTCAAAGGTTATGTTCAGCCGGTGGAGCAGAAAACTGAAATTGATCCCAAGTGGCAGACAACGGCTAAAGTGGCAAGAGATATATCAGGGAAAGCCGTGAAAATTAGTGGTTACCTCT TGAATCAAGTTGGGAAGGCAACAATGGCACTGGGTAAGCGCCTGGCACCACATATTCAGAAGCAGGGCACTCGTGCTATCTCTCACTTGactggaaaaaatgaaaaagaaGCGACTTCTGAT GTCGAAGGTGTGCTGGAAGTAGCGGCAGGAGCAGTGCGTGGAGCCTCGACTATCTACATGAGTTTAGAATCCGCTGCAGCCATGCTTGCCACCAGCCTAACCGATAACACGGTCAATGTGATCTCTCACAA gtatggtgaagatgctggacacctggcagacaacacccttTATGCTGTTGGACAAACTGCTTTTGCGGGTCACAATATTGCCTCTTTAGGAGTAAAGGGAATTGCCAAACGTACAGCAAAAGCCACTGGGAAGGCTCTTATCTATGAACATGAGGCTAAAAAACAGGAATCTGAAGTTTCAGGACAAGTAGAGGAAGCCAGCGAGGCATTTGAAACAGAAGAGGACCCAGGACCAGCGCCGGTGAGGCCAGTGAGGGAGAAGAAAAAGCCACCTCTATAA